One window from the genome of Jeotgalibaca sp. MA1X17-3 encodes:
- the rseP gene encoding RIP metalloprotease RseP: MQTIITFIIIFSILVIIHEFGHFYFAKKAGILVREFAIGMGPKIFSTHKNGTTYTIRILPIGGYVRMAGYGDEDVDLKPGMPVKITVDDDNQVTKINLSDHQQLNAVPLELISSDIEKEMFLVGTTPGKSEPVRYSVKRDAIIVETDGTEIQVAPIEVQFQSASLGKRMMTNFAGPMNNYILGIIVFSLLAFFQGGVVLDDNLLGDIQPNSPAELAGLQKGDTIVAVDDTDISTWQELVKTIQENPNEELIFSVQKEDDVKMVAVTPKSQTDESGNTYGLIGVAAPVDTSFLGKLTYGFKETWFIATSIFGLIFSMFTSGFEIDAFGGPVAIYAATEEVVSYGALSVLSFLGFLSVNLGTVNLLPIPALDGGKLLLNVIEGIRGKPLEPEKEGIITVIGVGLLLILMVLVTWNDIQRFFFGG; this comes from the coding sequence ATACAAACCATTATTACCTTCATTATTATTTTTAGTATTCTAGTGATTATCCATGAATTTGGACATTTTTACTTTGCAAAAAAAGCTGGAATCTTAGTACGAGAATTCGCAATTGGAATGGGACCGAAAATATTTTCCACACACAAGAATGGCACAACCTATACTATTCGTATTCTTCCAATTGGTGGATATGTACGAATGGCAGGGTATGGTGATGAGGATGTTGATCTAAAACCAGGAATGCCTGTTAAAATTACGGTAGATGATGATAACCAAGTAACCAAAATCAATTTATCGGATCATCAACAATTGAATGCTGTTCCTTTAGAATTAATCTCATCTGATATCGAAAAAGAGATGTTTCTCGTAGGTACCACACCTGGTAAAAGCGAACCTGTACGTTACTCTGTTAAGCGAGATGCGATTATTGTAGAAACAGACGGAACAGAGATACAAGTTGCTCCAATTGAAGTACAATTTCAATCAGCGAGTCTTGGGAAGCGTATGATGACAAATTTTGCAGGACCAATGAACAATTATATTTTAGGAATTATTGTCTTCTCCCTATTGGCTTTCTTTCAAGGGGGCGTTGTTTTAGATGACAATCTACTGGGTGACATTCAACCCAATAGTCCAGCTGAATTAGCTGGCTTGCAAAAAGGAGATACCATCGTAGCAGTAGACGATACTGATATATCGACGTGGCAAGAACTAGTGAAAACCATTCAAGAGAACCCGAATGAAGAATTAATCTTCAGTGTTCAAAAAGAAGACGATGTAAAGATGGTTGCCGTTACACCGAAAAGTCAAACGGATGAATCAGGTAATACATATGGTTTGATTGGAGTAGCTGCTCCTGTCGATACAAGTTTCCTAGGGAAGCTAACCTATGGATTTAAAGAAACATGGTTTATCGCTACTTCTATCTTCGGTTTAATTTTTTCCATGTTTACGAGTGGGTTTGAGATAGATGCCTTCGGAGGTCCAGTTGCAATCTATGCAGCTACTGAAGAAGTAGTCAGTTATGGTGCATTAAGTGTCCTTAGCTTTTTAGGATTCCTCAGTGTAAATTTAGGAACGGTGAACTTACTGCCTATTCCTGCTTTAGATGGAGGCAAACTTTTACTTAATGTAATTGAAGGAATCAGAGGAAAACCTCTTGAACCAGAAAAAGAAGGAATCATTACGGTTATTGGTGTAGGTTTACTACTCATCCTTATGGTATTAGTAACTTGGAATGATATCCAGCGTTTCTTTTTTGGTGGATAA